One Thermococcus sp. EP1 DNA window includes the following coding sequences:
- a CDS encoding DUF402 domain-containing protein, with amino-acid sequence MVRKIHLIYKRVPNRILEREDELIADLGDIIVAKSKFEGMLTPLFVNGVKVIDNGYTMIYFAFIGEKYDILKVYDREGNFKGLYIDVLAYTKREGDNLEMLDLFLDIFIFPNGEAFLLDEEELEMALNYGLIDKETFDFAYSKAEEIIKKFREGAFPPDVVWKYSLSSP; translated from the coding sequence ATGGTCAGAAAAATTCACCTCATTTACAAGCGTGTTCCAAATCGAATTCTTGAGAGAGAAGATGAGCTCATAGCAGATCTAGGTGATATAATTGTGGCAAAGTCAAAATTTGAGGGGATGCTTACTCCACTTTTCGTTAACGGAGTCAAAGTTATTGATAATGGTTACACAATGATCTATTTTGCCTTTATTGGAGAGAAGTATGATATACTAAAAGTTTATGACAGAGAAGGCAACTTTAAGGGCCTTTACATTGATGTTCTAGCATATACTAAAAGAGAGGGTGATAATTTGGAGATGCTGGATCTGTTTTTGGATATTTTTATTTTCCCAAATGGAGAAGCATTCCTTCTTGATGAAGAAGAACTGGAGATGGCCCTTAACTATGGATTGATTGATAAAGAAACATTTGACTTTGCCTATTCAAAAGCAGAAGAAATCATCAAAAAGTTTAGAGAGGGTGCATTCCCTCCAGATGTGGTTTGGAAGTATTCACTTTCCTCTCCATAG
- a CDS encoding nitrous oxide reductase family maturation protein NosD, which yields MRVLVVFAILLFVPFANATQLAFIGDESLKELPGSGIPEDPYVLENLIINASNITGILVKNTTAYLLIRNLTIIGDNKRPGIILENAKNVRIENVRVIKCSYGIRIVNSENITIINSIFKGNLYCYWKSEFAGDADCKGGAIFADYSKNLYIINNSFVPHSYLFSNIYGVYLVMVKNSMVYGNRFVSSIKCYPSAAFGGYCKGAAIYLDRSNNNELTRNTIYLPISGGMEYAAEVYGMYIFGHNNTIYLNNFYGEEKPSQPSEGIGFFYLYHAGENTFHSPKVIYKFGNETFEGFLGNYWVAYNGSDENGDGVIEWPFKVDEYPLILPSENYEIIKLAEESEMNTSSPNNLTNSPTTPSSPQENGESKYLFPILAVLAILIILWRGK from the coding sequence ATGAGGGTCCTGGTGGTTTTTGCTATACTTCTTTTTGTGCCCTTTGCAAATGCAACGCAACTGGCATTTATTGGTGACGAGAGTCTAAAAGAACTTCCTGGTTCCGGTATTCCTGAAGATCCATATGTTCTCGAAAATTTGATCATAAATGCAAGCAATATCACTGGCATTTTAGTTAAGAACACTACCGCATATCTTCTCATACGAAACTTGACTATAATCGGAGATAATAAGCGCCCAGGCATAATTCTCGAGAATGCAAAAAACGTTAGAATTGAGAATGTACGAGTGATTAAATGCAGTTATGGAATAAGGATCGTCAACTCCGAGAACATTACTATTATCAATAGCATTTTCAAAGGAAATCTATATTGTTATTGGAAAAGTGAATTTGCAGGGGACGCTGACTGTAAGGGAGGAGCGATTTTTGCCGATTATTCAAAGAATTTATATATCATAAATAACTCCTTTGTTCCACACTCATACCTTTTCTCCAATATCTACGGGGTATATCTGGTAATGGTCAAGAACTCTATGGTTTACGGCAATAGATTTGTAAGCTCAATTAAGTGCTACCCCTCTGCAGCATTTGGGGGCTACTGCAAAGGAGCAGCAATTTACTTAGACCGTTCTAATAATAATGAATTAACTAGAAACACGATTTACCTCCCCATAAGTGGTGGTATGGAGTATGCGGCAGAAGTGTATGGAATGTACATCTTTGGGCACAATAACACTATTTATCTGAATAATTTTTATGGCGAAGAAAAACCATCTCAACCAAGTGAAGGTATAGGCTTCTTTTATCTGTACCATGCAGGAGAGAATACTTTTCATTCTCCAAAAGTGATCTACAAGTTTGGAAACGAGACTTTTGAAGGATTTTTGGGCAATTACTGGGTCGCGTATAATGGATCTGATGAAAATGGAGACGGTGTTATAGAGTGGCCTTTCAAAGTGGATGAATACCCATTAATCCTTCCTTCAGAGAACTATGAAATTATAAAACTTGCAGAAGAATCCGAAATGAATACAAGCTCTCCAAATAACTTAACAAACTCCCCAACAACACCTTCATCCCCTCAAGAAAACGGAGAATCCAAATACTTATTTCCAATCTTGGCAGTTTTGGCCATTTTAATCATTCTATGGAGAGGAAAGTGA
- a CDS encoding PhzF family phenazine biosynthesis protein, translating into MDVVKCRAFKVDAFTNQAFKGNPAAVVLDCPELDAETMLAIAGELNLSETAFVWPEKKGFRVRFFTPGDEIPLCGHATIATFYLLWRLGMAKEGINKMISKVGELDVLIKDRKVWLKQLPPKIIGELNIEELKSILGVKELVGPALAMTTGTPEGVVGIRTFKELMNIKPNMEALAEFSKENGIIGVYVYTLDSKFDAAGRFFAPAVGVPEDPVTGTASGILAGYLRLTDKLTKDSYIFEQGHALKREGKAYVEFEGNHPWVGGEARVILEGQLEF; encoded by the coding sequence GTGGATGTTGTGAAGTGTAGGGCATTTAAAGTAGATGCTTTTACCAATCAAGCATTTAAAGGAAATCCTGCCGCAGTTGTTCTTGATTGTCCTGAACTGGATGCAGAAACTATGTTGGCCATTGCCGGTGAGCTTAATCTTTCAGAGACTGCTTTTGTCTGGCCTGAGAAAAAGGGATTCCGAGTGCGATTCTTCACACCTGGAGACGAAATTCCTCTTTGTGGACATGCAACTATTGCAACGTTTTATCTGCTCTGGCGTTTAGGCATGGCTAAAGAAGGTATAAACAAAATGATTTCTAAAGTCGGAGAGCTTGACGTCCTTATTAAAGATAGAAAGGTATGGCTCAAGCAGCTACCACCAAAAATTATTGGCGAACTTAATATAGAAGAGCTAAAGAGTATTCTCGGTGTTAAAGAACTTGTAGGGCCTGCCTTGGCTATGACAACAGGAACACCAGAAGGTGTTGTTGGCATTCGGACGTTTAAGGAGCTTATGAACATCAAACCAAACATGGAGGCATTAGCAGAGTTTTCCAAAGAAAACGGAATAATTGGAGTTTACGTTTACACACTCGACTCGAAATTCGATGCAGCTGGAAGGTTTTTTGCTCCTGCGGTTGGTGTTCCTGAAGATCCCGTAACAGGAACGGCTAGTGGAATTCTCGCAGGTTACCTTAGACTCACGGACAAGCTAACGAAAGATAGCTACATCTTTGAGCAGGGGCATGCCCTAAAGAGAGAGGGAAAAGCATATGTAGAGTTTGAAGGAAATCACCCCTGGGTCGGAGGGGAAGCTAGGGTAATCCTTGAAGGACAGCTTGAATTCTAA
- a CDS encoding phosphorylating glyceraldehyde-3-phosphate dehydrogenase — protein sequence MKVKVGINGYGTIGKRVAYAVTKQDDMELIGVTKTKPDFEAYRAKELGIPVYAASNDFLPRFEKANFEVAGTIEDLLNDVDIIIDATPGGMGEKNKTLYENAGVKAIFQGGEKANIVEASFVAQANYENALGKNYVRVVSCNTTGLTRTLNAIKEYIEYVYAVMIRRAADPNDIKRGPINAIKPSVEVPSHHGPDVQTVIPINIETTAFVVPTTIMHVHSVMVELKKPLTKEDVIDIFENTTRVLLFEKKKGFDSTAQLIEFARDLHREWNNLYEIAVWKESINIKGNRLFYIQAVHQESDVVPENIDAIRAMFEMADKWESIKKTNKSLGILK from the coding sequence ATGAAAGTTAAAGTTGGGATTAACGGGTATGGCACTATAGGGAAGAGAGTTGCCTATGCAGTCACAAAACAGGATGATATGGAGCTCATTGGAGTAACGAAGACAAAACCAGATTTTGAGGCATATAGGGCCAAAGAGCTTGGTATTCCCGTCTATGCAGCATCAAACGATTTCTTACCAAGATTTGAGAAAGCTAATTTTGAAGTAGCTGGAACTATCGAAGACCTTCTAAACGACGTAGATATAATAATTGACGCAACTCCAGGAGGAATGGGCGAAAAGAACAAAACCCTTTATGAAAACGCTGGTGTTAAGGCCATATTCCAAGGTGGAGAGAAGGCGAACATTGTAGAGGCCTCTTTTGTGGCACAAGCAAATTACGAAAATGCCCTTGGGAAGAATTACGTTAGAGTTGTCTCATGCAATACCACCGGACTAACAAGAACCCTGAATGCAATAAAAGAATACATTGAGTATGTTTATGCAGTGATGATTAGGAGAGCTGCAGATCCAAATGATATTAAGAGGGGGCCTATTAATGCGATAAAGCCAAGTGTTGAAGTGCCTTCACATCATGGCCCAGACGTGCAAACAGTGATTCCAATAAACATTGAAACCACAGCATTTGTTGTCCCAACAACAATAATGCATGTACACAGTGTGATGGTAGAACTCAAAAAGCCCCTTACAAAAGAAGATGTAATTGATATTTTTGAAAACACCACAAGAGTTCTGCTTTTTGAGAAGAAAAAAGGCTTTGACAGCACGGCTCAGTTGATAGAATTTGCAAGGGATCTTCACAGAGAATGGAACAACCTCTATGAGATTGCAGTATGGAAGGAAAGCATCAACATCAAGGGTAACAGGCTATTCTACATTCAGGCGGTTCATCAAGAGAGTGACGTGGTTCCAGAAAATATCGATGCAATAAGAGCAATGTTTGAGATGGCCGATAAGTGGGAGAGTATCAAAAAGACTAACAAAAGTCTTGGTATTTTGAAGTAG
- a CDS encoding acyl CoA:acetate/3-ketoacid CoA transferase, which yields MMRKILKSEEAVEKIPDNSVVAISGFNLLVAPEYLILKLYERYKQTGHPKGLFLEVNPIPTAPGRVLDKIATELYNDPDQEFLSGILVTYPGWSPTLQKMIQENRIEGYTWSIGTASWFFREVARGLPGVLTRVGLGTFLDPREDGGYLNELAKERKRCKIEVINIQGKEYLLYQAPKPTVALIRGTTADELGNITTEKEGSFTEILNLAQASKAEPNKGIVIAQVERIARYPSLHPQDIKVPGPLVDYVVVAPPEFHMQSANIHYDPRVSGEVIPPITSNSTLKPMLNTQKVIARRVLLEMINLVKKLGRPILVNLGIGIPTGVAEIAMEEGLQEYVLTTVESGPFGGIALKGPDFGASIGPFAIISQPDQFANYEGGVIDAASLGFMEVDEKGNVNPSLLPGRLPGPGGFPVISYGSPRMFFAGHFTAGKKKLEIRNGKLNIVKDGEIEKFVKNVYKIVYNAALGLEKGQEVIYITERAVFRLTEKGLVLEEYAPGIDVDKDILDKMQFRPKISRKLDEMDERLFKRGSMALKEEIEAI from the coding sequence ATGATGAGAAAAATATTAAAAAGTGAAGAAGCCGTTGAGAAAATTCCGGATAATTCAGTAGTTGCGATTTCAGGTTTTAACCTTTTAGTGGCTCCAGAATACCTTATTTTAAAACTTTATGAGAGGTATAAACAAACAGGCCATCCAAAAGGTCTCTTTCTTGAAGTGAATCCAATACCAACAGCTCCAGGGAGAGTTCTTGATAAGATTGCAACGGAGCTATACAACGATCCTGACCAAGAGTTTTTGTCTGGAATTTTGGTTACTTATCCTGGCTGGTCTCCCACATTGCAAAAGATGATTCAAGAAAATAGAATCGAAGGGTACACCTGGTCAATTGGCACAGCTTCTTGGTTCTTCAGGGAAGTTGCAAGAGGTTTACCTGGTGTATTAACTAGGGTTGGACTTGGTACATTTCTTGATCCAAGAGAAGATGGGGGATATTTGAATGAATTGGCTAAAGAGAGAAAGAGGTGTAAGATTGAGGTCATTAACATTCAGGGGAAAGAATATCTGCTATATCAGGCCCCCAAGCCAACTGTAGCTCTTATCAGAGGCACAACAGCTGATGAACTTGGAAATATCACAACAGAAAAAGAGGGGAGTTTCACGGAGATACTTAATTTAGCTCAAGCTTCAAAAGCTGAACCAAATAAAGGTATTGTAATCGCTCAAGTAGAAAGAATTGCCCGATATCCATCGTTACATCCTCAGGACATTAAAGTGCCTGGTCCTCTTGTAGATTATGTTGTTGTGGCTCCTCCTGAGTTCCACATGCAAAGTGCGAATATTCATTACGATCCTAGAGTGTCAGGAGAGGTCATTCCTCCAATTACCTCGAACTCGACTTTAAAACCTATGTTAAATACCCAGAAGGTTATTGCACGACGGGTTCTACTAGAAATGATAAACCTTGTGAAAAAGCTTGGAAGACCAATTTTGGTCAACTTGGGTATAGGAATACCCACTGGAGTTGCTGAAATTGCAATGGAAGAAGGACTTCAAGAGTATGTATTAACAACAGTTGAATCTGGGCCATTTGGAGGGATTGCACTAAAAGGACCAGACTTTGGAGCTTCTATTGGCCCTTTTGCCATAATTTCTCAGCCTGATCAATTTGCCAACTACGAAGGGGGAGTAATTGATGCAGCGAGTCTAGGGTTTATGGAAGTAGATGAAAAGGGGAACGTAAATCCCTCTCTGCTCCCCGGTAGGTTGCCAGGTCCAGGAGGATTCCCTGTGATTTCATATGGTTCACCAAGAATGTTTTTTGCCGGTCACTTTACAGCAGGTAAAAAGAAGTTAGAGATAAGAAATGGAAAGCTCAACATAGTGAAGGATGGAGAGATTGAGAAGTTTGTTAAAAATGTGTACAAAATAGTGTATAATGCAGCACTTGGATTGGAGAAAGGGCAAGAGGTCATTTACATTACAGAAAGAGCAGTTTTTAGACTTACAGAGAAAGGACTTGTTCTTGAGGAGTATGCCCCAGGAATTGATGTAGACAAAGACATCCTAGACAAGATGCAGTTCCGACCTAAAATTAGTAGAAAACTAGACGAAATGGATGAAAGATTATTTAAGAGGGGCTCTATGGCATTAAAAGAGGAGATAGAAGCGATTTAA
- the glyS gene encoding glycine--tRNA ligase: MVNKYEALQDLMRRRGFAWGSFEIYGGARGFYDYGPLGATIKRKIEKKIREAFIREGFFEIETPDITPEEVFIASGHVEKFVDPLTECKKCGSRFRADHIVEDVLEIDTEGLSAEHLTQLIREHDIKCPECGGELSDVWYFNLMFETYIGPYKDKKGYLRPETAQGIFVNFKRLNNFARNQLPFGVFQIGKAYRNEISPRQGMLRLREFTQAEVEIFFNPNETEHPHFDEVKNEVLRLYPIEHQLKDLGMIELSLEEAVKKGYLLNTFFAYYMAMVKRILLDIGIPEDKIRFRQQLPEERAHYSTDTWDVEIHSERFGWIECVGIAYRGDYDLSKHIKESGADLTVMIHYKEPKSIRKLKVSLNMKRVGPKLKSDAKRINQKLQEMSQEELKKIVEGLEQIGKVIIDGYELEKDDFIIKEVEEKITGEKIVPHVLEPSFGIDRPFYLLLENSLVVDEDGRVYLKIKKDMAPIEVAVLPLVAKEPLTTIAYDIFRTLQKEGFIVVYDEKDTVGRRYARYDEIGTPYCVTIDNQTPEDNTVTIRDRDTREQIRVKIEELPEKLRELIFG, from the coding sequence ATGGTGAATAAGTATGAGGCTCTTCAAGACTTGATGAGAAGGAGAGGTTTTGCGTGGGGTAGTTTTGAAATCTACGGTGGAGCGAGAGGTTTTTACGATTACGGTCCTCTTGGAGCTACAATAAAGAGGAAAATTGAGAAGAAGATTAGAGAAGCTTTCATAAGGGAAGGGTTCTTTGAAATTGAGACTCCTGATATTACTCCAGAGGAGGTTTTTATAGCTTCAGGACACGTGGAAAAATTTGTTGATCCATTAACTGAATGTAAGAAATGTGGCTCAAGATTCAGAGCGGATCACATTGTGGAAGATGTTCTTGAGATAGACACAGAGGGCCTAAGTGCAGAGCATTTAACTCAGTTGATAAGAGAGCATGATATAAAGTGTCCCGAATGTGGGGGAGAACTTTCTGATGTTTGGTACTTTAATCTGATGTTCGAGACTTATATTGGTCCTTACAAAGATAAAAAAGGATACCTCAGGCCTGAAACTGCTCAAGGCATATTTGTAAACTTTAAGCGTTTAAACAACTTTGCAAGAAACCAGCTTCCATTTGGAGTGTTTCAAATTGGCAAAGCTTATAGAAATGAAATCTCTCCAAGGCAAGGAATGCTCAGACTTAGAGAGTTCACTCAGGCAGAGGTGGAGATCTTCTTCAATCCAAACGAAACTGAGCATCCACATTTTGATGAAGTGAAAAATGAAGTTCTTCGTCTTTATCCAATCGAACATCAGCTCAAAGACTTAGGAATGATTGAACTCTCCTTAGAAGAGGCTGTTAAGAAAGGTTATCTTCTGAATACTTTCTTCGCTTACTACATGGCGATGGTTAAGAGGATTCTCCTTGATATCGGTATTCCTGAGGACAAGATAAGATTTAGGCAACAATTACCCGAGGAGAGAGCTCACTACTCCACTGACACATGGGACGTAGAAATCCACAGTGAAAGGTTTGGTTGGATAGAGTGTGTGGGTATAGCATACAGAGGAGATTATGACTTGAGCAAGCATATAAAGGAAAGCGGTGCAGATTTAACCGTAATGATCCACTATAAAGAGCCTAAGAGCATTAGAAAGCTCAAGGTTTCTCTTAACATGAAGCGCGTAGGACCTAAACTAAAAAGCGATGCAAAGAGGATTAATCAAAAACTGCAAGAGATGAGTCAAGAAGAGCTTAAAAAGATAGTTGAGGGGCTGGAGCAGATAGGGAAGGTTATCATTGACGGGTATGAGCTTGAGAAAGATGATTTTATTATCAAAGAAGTTGAGGAAAAGATAACTGGTGAAAAAATAGTGCCCCATGTCCTAGAGCCGAGCTTTGGTATAGACAGACCATTCTATCTCCTTCTCGAGAATTCATTGGTTGTGGATGAAGATGGTAGGGTTTATCTGAAAATTAAAAAGGATATGGCCCCAATAGAAGTTGCAGTTCTTCCATTGGTGGCAAAGGAACCTCTCACAACAATTGCCTATGACATCTTCAGAACCCTACAGAAGGAAGGATTTATCGTGGTTTACGATGAGAAGGATACAGTAGGAAGGAGATATGCAAGGTATGATGAGATAGGAACTCCCTATTGTGTGACAATAGACAATCAAACCCCTGAAGATAATACTGTAACAATCAGGGACAGAGATACGAGAGAGCAGATTAGGGTTAAGATTGAAGAGCTTCCAGAGAAGTTAAGGGAGCTTATTTTTGGATGA
- a CDS encoding YfcE family phosphodiesterase, with amino-acid sequence MRIVAVTDIHGRGNKAREFLENIKEETFDLLLIAGDLTHFRGREAAYNIIKEFINLGEPFYAVMGNCDGRDVLEMLEELNISLHDRRVEFKNVGIIGIGGSNITPFSTIWEFSEEEIWEILINNYQDGDIILSHVPPKNTKVDKTFVGTHAGSKALRRFIEEKQPPLVICGHIHEAIGIDEIGRTLIVNPGPLSRGHYAIIDFDENEKKVKDITLERF; translated from the coding sequence ATGAGGATAGTTGCAGTAACTGACATTCATGGGAGGGGAAACAAGGCCCGAGAATTTTTAGAGAATATTAAGGAAGAAACTTTTGATCTTCTTTTGATAGCTGGTGATCTAACCCATTTTAGAGGAAGAGAGGCAGCCTATAACATTATAAAAGAATTCATCAACCTGGGAGAACCCTTTTATGCTGTCATGGGTAACTGCGACGGTAGAGATGTTCTTGAAATGCTGGAAGAGTTGAATATAAGTCTTCACGACAGAAGAGTGGAATTTAAAAACGTTGGCATTATTGGAATAGGAGGTTCAAACATCACACCATTCTCAACTATATGGGAGTTCAGTGAAGAAGAGATCTGGGAGATTTTGATTAACAACTATCAGGATGGCGATATAATACTCTCTCACGTCCCACCAAAGAACACAAAAGTCGACAAAACATTTGTTGGGACTCATGCAGGGAGCAAGGCCTTACGGCGATTCATAGAAGAAAAGCAACCTCCACTTGTAATATGTGGCCATATACATGAGGCGATTGGGATAGATGAGATCGGGAGGACCCTTATTGTAAACCCTGGACCCCTATCAAGAGGACATTATGCTATAATAGACTTTGATGAGAATGAGAAAAAAGTGAAGGATATAACTCTTGAGAGGTTTTAA
- a CDS encoding DUF167 domain-containing protein — translation MIKESKEGVILQIYVQPKAKRTEIDGVDEWRKRLKVKVKAPPVEGKANKEIVKFFSKLLGAEVSLIKGETSREKDLLIRGVSIEEVKKKLEIYR, via the coding sequence ATGATAAAAGAGAGCAAAGAAGGAGTAATACTCCAAATCTATGTGCAACCAAAGGCAAAAAGAACTGAGATAGATGGGGTAGATGAGTGGCGCAAGAGATTAAAAGTTAAAGTAAAAGCTCCTCCTGTTGAAGGAAAAGCGAACAAAGAAATTGTAAAGTTTTTCTCCAAGCTCCTTGGAGCTGAGGTAAGCCTCATCAAAGGAGAAACCTCACGAGAAAAAGATCTTCTGATAAGAGGGGTGAGTATAGAGGAAGTTAAAAAGAAACTCGAAATTTATCGATAA